In Risungbinella massiliensis, the genomic stretch AACTTTCCACAACGGGAAAAATACCTATTTATTTTCTTATAGTATCATATATCCAAAGGAGGCTATGATAAATGCTCAAAATCAAAACCATCACTCCTGAAGACACCTATCCAATTCGACATAAAGTCTTACGACCAAACCAACCAATCGAAACATGCCAATACGATACAGATCATCAAAAGGATTCATTTCACTTAGGGGCATTTCTAGACGGCAAGCTAATAAGTATCGCATCTTTCTACTGTGAAACAAACGACTGTTTTAATACAGATTTACAATACCGTCTAAGAGGAATGGCTACGCTGGAGGAATATCGAAATCAAAAAGCAGGTAGCTCCTTGATCCAATATGCTGAAACGCTACTGAAAAAAAGAGGGGCTCAGCTATGGTGGTGTAATGCACGAACTTCTGTAAGTAACTACTATCAAAAACTAGGATTAAGTGAACATGGGAAAGTATTCGAGATTAACCCAATCGGGCCACACAAATTGATGTACAAAAAAATAGCGAAGTAAAGAAACAAAGCAGAAACTCAAAGCTGATATCTATTTCCCTTCATCATCCCATACTTTTAACTTCTCAATCGGCAAATCCCCATCTGTGATCCAAGCTTCTACCGTTTGGTTAAATAACATACTGTCCGCAAACGAAAAGCCATGACCTATGTTTGGTACTACCACACACTTACTATTCGTATTACTATTTGCAATCTTCACTGCCGATTTCTTCATGATGCTTTTCTCTTTTTCTCCTACTGTGACTAATATTTTCGCTGTACAGTCACTGAAGTTAGGCGGCAGATCATACCGAAGGTTTTCTCGAAGTATTTCAACAAGGGTATTGGCATTCATATTGGCACTCTCTTGATAGTATGTTTCAAAGGTATCATCGCCAATATATAGTTCCTTCGCTTGAATTCTCGAAAATATCCTGTTTTTTGCAAGTCCAGCAGTCAGTTTGATTGTTGGTGTTACCATGTAGTTGATCATTCGCATGGACATCGGCATGACGAGGGCACTATTGATAACCGCATAGCGAATAAGATCGGGAGCTAAACCAAGTATCTCGATCGCTACTTGTGCACCTAAAGAAAAGCCAACTAGCGTAACATCCTTTCCAGCTCCCTTTTCCTCGATTAAGTCAATGATTTCCTTTGCACAGCTGTTGATGGAAAAAGTCGTTTCTTTATTTCGCTTGCCATGACCTTGAAGAGTCGGTACTAGACAATGGTAATTCGAAAAATGATGTACTTGCTGATCCCACATCCAACCACTAACACCACCGCCATGTAAAAAGACAATCATGGGGGCTTCTTTGTTTCCATACTCTTCATAATATAATGTCATCGTAACTCCTACCTTATTGTTATCGCTTTTAAAATATTTTATCATGCTTTAGTAGACTAAAAGACCTAAACAAAACCTTGATATCGCGATGTAGACAAATCTTCCTCGAAAAGTTGGGACAGATCCAGAACGAGTTTTCTAAGTAATACAATTGGAGAAAAAAGATTGGTCTTTGGTGGTGTAATGTAAGAATTTCTGTAACTAGACGGTCAAGTTAGTTGAAGAGGTTTTTTATATTATAAGTAGAAAAATACAGAAACTTATGTTTTGAAAGGAGAATACATGTTAAGGAGAGAACTTATTTCTGTAATAGCAAATAAAATATTAGGTTTAAAAACAAACCATCCCATTCGAGTAGGGATTAGCGGAATTACATCTTCTGGAAAAACAACACTTGCCAACGAACTTGCTACGGAACTTCAAAGTAGAAACAAGAATGTTATTAGAACAAGTATAGATCATTTTCATAATCCAAGGTCTATTCGTTACAAACAAGGGAAGGAATCAGCTCTTGGCTATTACGAGGATGCTCATGATTATGAATCCTTTAAACAAAAGCTTTTAATTCCTTTAGGACCAGCAGGAGACTTTCATTATCAAACAACTTCTTTAGACTTAGCAACAGATGAATATGTTGAACCACATATACAATTAGCGAGTAAGGACATGATTTTAATTGTAGATGGAACCTTTTTATTTAAGAAACATTTATGTGACCTATATGATTTTAGAATATTCGTTGATACTGACTTTGAATTAGCTAGAAAAAGAGGTGCTCAACGAGAAAAACAAACTTTTGGAAGTTATGAAAAAGCGGAAGAAATGTTTATTAAAAGGTATCACGCAGCGTCAAAAATCTATTTAGATGAACATAAACCTCAATTTAAGGCAGATGTGGTTATTAACAATAATGATTTACATAACCCGGATTTTGTCAATTAAATCTTATAGAGCATGTTGCATAATTAGCCTCAAGCCAGAAGTTTTCCCCTTTTGAAATGCGACTATGAGCGTAGGGAGCCGGAGCAGATCGAAAGGGGAAAACCGGCGGCGAGCCTACGTCTAATTAAGATTAATGCAACAACCTCTTATAACAAATATCTTGAAAATATAACCTTGGCGGATAATTGATCACCACCAAGGTTTCTCTATGATTTCATCTATATTATATAAGTCCCTCTATCAACAAACAAACACACATAATCGCACCACAGATCATCGTCGCTTTTAGTGCGGCATCCATGAGTGGCAAATAAGCTTCAGAGCGATTGGTATCTTGTAGCTGTCGATAGACCCGATATAGCGGAAGAATCGAGATCAGTGCTACTAGAGAATAGATAGGCAATGCACCTAGCGCAATGCATAAGAACAAGGTTAGATAAGCCAACATCGCCATATACCGAGAGAAACGTAATGCCTTTTTCTCTCCCCAAACCACTACTATCGTTCGCTTTCCAGATTCTTGGTCTGTTTGCCAATGAAGGAAGTGATGGTTAAACAGGATCAAGGTAGTCAAGATCCCAATAGGAAGGGACAACAATAGAGCGCGATAATCTAGTTGCATTGTCTGTACATAAAAAGATCCCATAACTGGTAATACACCAAAGGCAATCAGAATCCCAATCTCACTATACCCTTTGCC encodes the following:
- a CDS encoding GNAT family N-acetyltransferase; the encoded protein is MLKIKTITPEDTYPIRHKVLRPNQPIETCQYDTDHQKDSFHLGAFLDGKLISIASFYCETNDCFNTDLQYRLRGMATLEEYRNQKAGSSLIQYAETLLKKRGAQLWWCNARTSVSNYYQKLGLSEHGKVFEINPIGPHKLMYKKIAK
- a CDS encoding alpha/beta fold hydrolase → MTLYYEEYGNKEAPMIVFLHGGGVSGWMWDQQVHHFSNYHCLVPTLQGHGKRNKETTFSINSCAKEIIDLIEEKGAGKDVTLVGFSLGAQVAIEILGLAPDLIRYAVINSALVMPMSMRMINYMVTPTIKLTAGLAKNRIFSRIQAKELYIGDDTFETYYQESANMNANTLVEILRENLRYDLPPNFSDCTAKILVTVGEKEKSIMKKSAVKIANSNTNSKCVVVPNIGHGFSFADSMLFNQTVEAWITDGDLPIEKLKVWDDEGK
- a CDS encoding nucleoside/nucleotide kinase family protein; amino-acid sequence: MLRRELISVIANKILGLKTNHPIRVGISGITSSGKTTLANELATELQSRNKNVIRTSIDHFHNPRSIRYKQGKESALGYYEDAHDYESFKQKLLIPLGPAGDFHYQTTSLDLATDEYVEPHIQLASKDMILIVDGTFLFKKHLCDLYDFRIFVDTDFELARKRGAQREKQTFGSYEKAEEMFIKRYHAASKIYLDEHKPQFKADVVINNNDLHNPDFVN
- a CDS encoding prenyltransferase, with translation MNNVISILKVSRAYVLPVMILPVLLGALGAYVYNDIFHPFLLLLTLIGAASAHLFSNLINDLWDYRNGVDVVASNREVVSTHSGVLAQGTWSEKRFSQLTWCMFAVALACGVILSILTGWWVLLFGALGAFIAYFYVAPPIKFGYRGKGYSEIGILIAFGVLPVMGSFYVQTMQLDYRALLLSLPIGILTTLILFNHHFLHWQTDQESGKRTIVVVWGEKKALRFSRYMAMLAYLTLFLCIALGALPIYSLVALISILPLYRVYRQLQDTNRSEAYLPLMDAALKATMICGAIMCVCLLIEGLI